ttctaaacgAAACACTATGCCAAAAGTGTAGTGCTCTTTGTATTTTTAGAAGGATTCAACTAGGAAGTGAATTTTATTTCAATCaatataaactaattttttttaaaattatattatttattttaaattttaaattctaaattctgaataataaattttctaaaaataaaaattttacaattaaaaaaatttactaattaaCCGTTAATTTTCTAcgcttattttttttaaataaatatttgtttttcttattttatagaTAGTTAGatgtaaaataaatttaagtatattaattttttaatgtataaaaaatcaatgaataattattttaaaatgatatatatatatatatatatatatatatatatatatatatataggtgtcACAAAAGTAAAATTAGGTTCACAAATTTGTTCAAATACAAGGAATGATGGTTGGGTGATGTCAACACCAGGAATTAGATGCCAAGACTTGAAGCAATCATGACATGGGACCAATAATTCATGTCACATCTATATAGATATATTAGGGTTCTAAGTTTTCAACTAGAAGATTTATAAACAATAACATTAAGCTTAGTTTGGATATGTGTGCACCCTAAAGAGAAAGAAATTGAATTGAAGAATtctaaaacaaaaatagaagaaagtgCAAGTCTTTATCTTCATATTTATTGCTTATACGATTGACACTTCCCCCTTAGCACCTCCTTGTTAGTCATAGAGACTAAGCTGAAATCCTCACGCCAAGGAAACCAAATAGCTTTCATTGGAGTATGACCATCCAACAAATATGTTACACACATTAATCTGAGCTATATCCTAATccttaaaaaattatatgtaaaaatTTCGGTTTTCAATAGCACATTAGATATATGTTTTAAGAATAGAAAATTTTATATGTACAAACAAAATCAATTagttatgtatttatatataaatatatataattttaatttatttttaatatatattttatagtgATAACTACTCAGAACTAACATAATTgtttaagaatatatatattctttatcTTTGATTGATGATGTACTCTGATggaatcaaatcaaatcaaatttatattttatatataaatatgtaggCATCAAAAGATGCTATTGTAGAGTTTCTAGAGAATTAATAATGTGGCATGCAGCATagaatagaagagggaaaataaaattataaaaaccaaTATGTAACTGAGAAGTGTTTAATTCATCAATTATATTCCTTGATCTAAAGATGccgtttatttttatttatctaagaAAAAAACACTTGATAAAGGCTTTCCCATAACTCCAAAGATGGGTACGTTCTACACACACACATTAATTTCATGTGGGTCTAGTTCTAATTATATGCAATTAAGAGAAAACTTTAGAAGAAACTACAAATATAGTATATAGTAAGtaaaaaaaaacattcaaaGAAACGAACTCATATTCATATATGAGGAATAAGGGACTCATTACTACTGATGAAGAAACTCATATGAAAAGCAAAACCGCAAGAAAAACAAATGAAAATCTGATCTCAACCACAGAAGATTATACATGCTTCTCCTCTAATGAACACTAATTAATTGTTTCACTGTATTTGTGTTTTGTTACACAGTAGACATTACATTTAATTTCTGAGTGAATTAACATGGCGAAGATTCACAAAGCATACCTTTTGTCTCCCGCAACTTGAGACAGCAAACTCAGAAGCTTCAGTGGCACAGATTAACACGTTTCAAAGAACCACAGCTGTCACGTGCCAAATTAATTTAACCAAACAACAATATCATTATTcaccctcctcctcctcccaCTATTGCAACAATAATATTTCACAAATTAAACCACCAAATTGAAAAATAGCATCCACTATTAAATACAATTCAAAAGTCTTTTCCTCTTCAATTCCTTTTGCTTCATAAAATGAACAAGCTAAGAGGAAATTGCTATGTGTATACTAAACCAATTAGGCATGGTGTCTACATCAATTATTGCTATGGAAGAAATGTAGATATTAATAATCACAGACCAAGCTAAGGTGCAATGATTCCAATATGGTATTATAGCAACTTTAGATGAAAGGATTGAGTAATGGAATGAAGAAAACTAAccttcatatatatatatatatatagtcaccAATATCTAAGTAAAAATTTGGCATTGATCATTTGGACTAAGACAATAATAacaagattaattaattaaagcaTACAGCCACAGCTTATAGCAATTAACAACATCATCATCAAGGTAGTATAAATTAATACTTCATTCCCATTTTCTTTACTAATTACCGTAACAATTTATTCCACCCTTGATCCCATATCAAAGAGAGAAATAAATggaataatttattattattattattatgaagtTTCCAAATTTAACCAAAATAAGAAATATTGTCACTTGGAATTCTGCTATAGTTGGTGGGAGCCCTCTGTTGTTGTTGGATGTacatggaggaagaagaggaagaaatggGAGGGAGAGAATTAGGAGgaagtggtggtggtggaggaggaGGCGGGGGCGGAGGAGCAGCGACGGAAACAGCGGCCCCGGATGAAGGGAGCATAGGAAGATGATGGTGGGAGGAGGGAATAATGATATTGTTATTAGCTTCTCTGAGTTTGTATTTAAGTATTTCTGACCTCACTGCATTGAGTTCAGCTTGTAAAGATTGAACTTGATGCTGCAATGTTGAAATTGCACCCATGCATCCATAAACTGGATCTCTTAGCCTCACATTAGCCTCATAAACTAGACTATTCGCTGCATCAGCTCTTTGGCACTCCGGTACCTcctaataaatattaataaataaagagTAATTAAATTGTCTTTCCAGTTGGAAgcctataaaaaataattatattttttgaagAAATACCATGAGCATCTTGGAGACGTTGCTGGCACCAAAGACTTTGTGGACAGAAGCGAACTTTTGGGGCTCATGAGGTGAGAAATATGGAGAGAAGGGGCATTCTTGTGCGCATCTTCGTCGCAGTAGCTTGCATGCTGCACATGGTGTAATTGTGTTTAGGGTTCCTGGTGGCCCTAACATGTGTCTTCTTCCCATTTGACTTGAAACATTATCTCCTTCCCTCTTTATCTTCTTCCCTATCTCCTCAAATCTCTCCCTACCaccaaatcaaattaaaataggGCTAATTCAACTTAATTAATTAGATAGTCGACAAGATTTGTATTATTACCTTTCTCTGGACATTCAGGCATGCTCTCTGAGTATGTGATAGATAGAGGAAGAGAATaccgagagagagagagagtcgGAACTCGGAAGGAAagggaagagaagaaaaatatgagTAGTAGAGTGTGCTTAAAAGGCAATCAAGGCTTACACATCCACCTATGTTTTATGTAATTATTATATGAAAGCGTGAGAGAAGAAGGTATTTGTGTTTGTTAGTTAAATTGAAGATTTAAGgaataattatataaatgaGTAGCTAGCTAGCAAGGCAAGTTGAGATGAAAGTGAAGCAAGCACTTGTAAGAGAAGATATATAGTAAGAGAAGATATATAAATTAGTGATGGTGTAAGTGTGCCAGCTCTATGAGTGAAATGCTCACGTGTGTGTTAAATGTGGCTTTGACTTTCTTAATCAACTTTCTGACTCTATTGCCGCCATGCATGTGGATCCTTGCTTCTTATTCTGGCCAGGTCTTCCCCATATTTGACTCTCTTTCTACCTAGCTAGCTAAGCTCTCTTAcatatatgtataaatattatatatcaaCAAATTCAGAATGTTTATGTATCACTTAATTAATCAATACCATATGTAAACAGGTGTAAAACCAGTTGTACTTTTACAATTTATTAAAatgctattttttaatttgagtcTAGCTTCTTTTGAAGAACAGTTAACTAATATAAGATTATGACCAAGGCAATTAATTAAGTTCACTCACTGGGATCAGCGTTTAGAGTATTCAGTGATCAACATCACTGAAAATGTTGGCCGTGGCAATGCAAGCATTATATGATTCTGTCTTGGCAAATTTTAAATTGGATTGAAGATATATGTACATTGAATTACAGTTTAAAAACAATAGTTCGAAATTTGAATCTTGCCTACAGTAATTCATTAGTTTTAgtcacaaatttttaaatagaatttaaatttgCGAAGATTAATCTTTAACCGGTCGaaaaataccataaaaaaactaaataatttATTACTTCTTGATGTTAATTATCTTATCTAGCTTAAAAATTAAAGTAGTGTTTCTCAAAAACAAATAAGTCTATTATACTCTCACAATGGCCACTTAACGTTCAACAGGTATTAAGGCAGTTGAAAGTGATTCCTTCTTATTTATCAGTGAAATAGGGAAAAAGATTGGACACCTTCCAAGATAAGTAGATAATGTGCTATAAGCAGAAAATGACTCTTGTATGTGATGATGATGTATAATTTATATTGATTGGTAGAGGTATGTATGGTGATTTGGGACATCTCACCCTAGCTCATGCCATGTGAAGAAGATATCATTTCGAATTTATAAGAATCTATATAACCAAAACAGTTGTTTGATTTCAACAACTCTGATCAGATGAattctccaatttttttttttataaattcagTGCAAGTGACTAAGACAGTTAACTTCTTAACTATATATAATTTGTCTTCACCCAAATGAATAGCATTTTCCCTTAAAGCACACCTTAACATAATACAAAGAAACCAAAACCTCAcctttcaaaattaaaattgcacATCCATATATATGATATGATGTGTTATGGAATTAAcaataatatatgtatatatccACCTAGCAGTGAGAGATTAATCTTTTAGTTTATATCTCAGAAAAGGACCTAAACTAGATTTATGCAGAGATTTAGTCCAAACAAATTAAGGTTGGCACAAATCAATTAGTACTATCTCTCCATATCTAATTTGTTGGAATGAAATGATCCTATTGGCTATGTGTTCAGTAAGAAACTATCTAATCTTTTATATAGGTTCTAGAAACTAGAAAAAATTAACTTTCACTTAATTAATTTagttcattttttattttgattttaaaatttcttgttttacagggatttaagatttataatttagaatttaagattaaaagtttataattacagtttaaaaattaaaataaataaaataattttcaaaagttAACTAAAAAATAGCTCTTTAGCTTTTATTTTTTCGTCTCTAATCCTTCACTTATTTTTTGAATATATCCAAAAcattttatgtaatttaaaatatatatttttatctccAAATTATATAAGCTCATATCTTCCAAAATATTTCAATCCTAGTACAATTATTTATAGAAGTGTTCCCTATCAAATTGGGTGGTGAAAGAGAGGTAGCTAGGGGTGgtaataaataaatgaataaaaattgaATGAAATAACGTAAAAAGGAATACGTAGACTCTAAGGGAGGTGGGAGTGGCACCATCCATTCTTGTTTGACCCGTATTTTGAGCCTTACTATTCGCCCCTTTGTCTTCTCTATCCCCCAAACCccaacttttttttctttaaaaaactACTCCATCTTCTGTGTTCACCAAAACCTAGAACAAACCACGTCCATTCTACTAAACAAATTGTTATATTTACAATTTACATGTTAAGTACTCACAAATATAGAACATTcgtttaaaattcaaatctaaaaGGGTCAACCCACATATATTGTCATCAAAGGAAAACCCTAAACTTTGGTCTTCTTACTTTCTATACTATCACTGTCGACAAATCATATCCGAGGATATTCAACTCCACAATTGTGTGATATCTCTCTCCCTCTCCGTTGGATGAATTAAGAATATTATCACATCAACTTTTGTTTAGAATATAATGGGGTATAGCATCCGTCTATAAATATGATCTAATTTTGATAAGGCATGTCACCACTACTATAAAGTTTTTGtgtaaatatttaattatatgcTGTCA
This sequence is a window from Arachis stenosperma cultivar V10309 chromosome 10, arast.V10309.gnm1.PFL2, whole genome shotgun sequence. Protein-coding genes within it:
- the LOC130956215 gene encoding LOB domain-containing protein 15-like, whose product is MSRERERFEEIGKKIKREGDNVSSQMGRRHMLGPPGTLNTITPCAACKLLRRRCAQECPFSPYFSPHEPQKFASVHKVFGASNVSKMLMEVPECQRADAANSLVYEANVRLRDPVYGCMGAISTLQHQVQSLQAELNAVRSEILKYKLREANNNIIIPSSHHHLPMLPSSGAAVSVAAPPPPPPPPPPPLPPNSLPPISSSSSSMYIQQQQRAPTNYSRIPSDNISYFG